One part of the Aurantibacillus circumpalustris genome encodes these proteins:
- a CDS encoding MarC family NAAT transporter, with translation MFDFAFFITILIGLFSLINPLSALPIYLGLTQDETEENKLRTLKKTCLYILIICLASYYLGVYLLNFFGITIPALRVAGGLIIFRSGWQLLNVQHKKELKGNIKEEMGEKDDISFSPLAMPLLAGPGSMSFLITLFSNRSRNINMAFYQDLFAITAIVIVMFSIYFIFKFAPRLMKYAGKSGLTALSKIMGFIVIGIGVQMILSSISTIVKTIFLDLHTG, from the coding sequence ATGTTTGACTTCGCTTTTTTTATAACCATTTTAATAGGTCTTTTTTCACTGATTAACCCATTAAGCGCTTTACCTATATATCTTGGCTTAACGCAAGACGAGACCGAGGAAAATAAATTAAGAACCTTAAAAAAAACATGTCTGTATATTTTAATTATTTGTCTAGCGTCCTATTACCTCGGTGTTTATTTACTTAACTTTTTTGGAATCACCATTCCTGCCTTACGTGTGGCAGGTGGTTTAATTATTTTTAGATCGGGTTGGCAGTTACTAAATGTTCAACACAAAAAAGAATTAAAAGGAAATATTAAAGAAGAAATGGGTGAAAAAGACGATATTTCCTTCTCCCCTTTGGCAATGCCATTATTAGCAGGACCAGGTTCTATGTCTTTTCTTATTACTTTATTTTCAAATAGAAGTCGTAATATTAATATGGCTTTTTATCAGGATTTATTTGCCATAACAGCAATAGTAATTGTTATGTTTTCGATCTATTTCATTTTCAAGTTCGCACCACGTTTGATGAAATACGCTGGGAAATCAGGCTTAACAGCGCTTTCAAAAATAATGGGTTTTATAGTAATTGGAATTGGTGTTCAAATGATTCTTTCAAGCATTTCTACAATTGTAAAAACCATCTTTCTAGATCTTCATACAGGCTAA